The Dreissena polymorpha isolate Duluth1 chromosome 4, UMN_Dpol_1.0, whole genome shotgun sequence region gtgttattgtcctccgtccgtccatctatcattatgttcatccgtccattttgcacccatcctcaaacaaagcatatgttgcgggggataccttgggcctttcatgccctcttgttattactattattatcagtattattattaacataatgaTTATTACTTTTTTCTCAAAACTTTCTATCATTAGAGTAAAAAAGTTATATAAGTGAAATtaattttatcttttatttgtgtAAATACTTGTTAGTTTTGAAACtcttaaaacaattaattttgtttttgtccaACATAAGGTAAtagaaaatgttttttgaaataCATATACAGATACAAACATGGTATTTTGTGATGAATAACTCATTTCAGCTTCACGAGTATAAGGCAGGGACAGCTGCAGAGAAGACATTCTTCATAGAGCTGTGGGATATAGGGGGATGTACCAGTCACCAGGACTGTCGATCTATGTTCTACACCAATGTGCACGGTATGTGACACCAGGTTTATATAGGGGGATGTACCAGTCACCAGGACTGTCGATCTATGTTCTACACCAATGTACATGGTATGCGATACCAGGTTTATATAGGGGGATGTACCAGTCACCAGGACTTTCGATCTATGTTCTACACCAATGTGCACGGTATGCGACACCAGGTTTATATAGGGGGATGTACCAGTCACCAGGACTGTCGATCTTTGTTCTACATCAATGTGCATGCTATGTGATACCAGGTTTATATAGGGGGATGTACCAGTCACCAGGACTTTCAATCTATGTTCTACACCAATGTGCACGGTATATGACACCAggtttatattttacatttgagcCTTGCTGTGAAACAATtaggtttaatacatgtgcgtaaaatgtcgtccaagattagcaatgcctaaacaggatttttgctaaggggagacatcatttaaacacaaaatactataAACACGGTgagggttgtccctgatgagcctctGGTGAcagcacatatgcattaagctccatttacCAAGGCTCATTTCTAAATGGTCCTTACATGACAACCTAATGCTGCTATGGGGATGTAATGTACATTTTCTTGTGAAAGCAGTTTAAGGTTATTGTGTTCTGATAAATGTTACATTTAGTTCATCatatttttatatagattttagCTGAATTGGTCAATTTTTTGCAATTATATCAGATATAATTTTGGGACAATTTATGAATAGTATTCAAGTTTAATGATTGTAAACGATTAAATATTATGGCTGCCagggtgcagttttccttatatggcaatagtgaGCACTTTAGAAGTCATTTTTTtgctaaaaagtaaataaactttatcaaaacatgtattcaaattatattagGGCACTGGGCAGTGTTTGAAAAAAGTTCTGCTTGTTAAAAAGCATATCAAACatgggacggggcagttttcctaatatagcTACACTGAAGCCATTGAACACTTCAGGAATCAAATTTTGGGCGCAATCATAATAAAGCTTGTTAAGAATATTTGTTCTGGTGATGTCTGAGGTCTGGGTCTAGTTCTTTTAATGTTGGTAACGTTGAAAAAGTGGCAGCAGTTTATAGTTTCTTCAGTGAAACTTAACCAGCTTAGAACAGTTAAGTTCCTATGGGTCTCAGATGAGCGCAATTGTTACAAATATGCTACCAGGGGGGGGGGTTTCCTATGGGTCTCAGATGAGCGCAATTGTTACAAATATgctaccggggggggggggtattctagTATTCTTGTGTTAAGATTGGagtaacattaatttttttgtagtattttaattgattacaaaatcaagtttatgaAAGCAGATAACCATACAAATTCTTTGTTAACTACTATATGCTCAGATAATTTACAAGATGATTAGTatttttaatggtattttccTTGCAGGTATAATATTAGTTCATGATCTGACTAATAGGAAGTCACAGCAAAACCTCCAATGCTGGTTGGGTGAAGTTTtgagaaaagaaaacaaaatatctggtggaaatgggtaaaatttctttcaaaatatttgttgctCTTCTTGCACCACGTggtcatggtaagcttttgtgatcgtcttttgtctGTCATTCGTCATCTGTTGTGACTTGTGATCAGTTTAGAGGACacatttcttgaaatttgatTTCAAGTCCCATTGATGTCTAGGCCTAGCTTTTAACCAGGTCATTTTGGTTAAAAAACCCAGGTCACtagaacaaaataaataaaaagctaGTGGAAACTCTAGAGGCCTTATGTATTgcataatcttcatgaaacttagtgagAACATTAactttgtcccaattatattttggaatgatTTCAGAACCTAAGTTCCTGTGGGCTCAAAatctagatcactaggtcaaagaatgGCCACCATAAGGTGGTGCAGTTTTCCTCATATCCTTTGCACACCTGTAACGTATTAGAACGTACACGTTTTTTCTCTCCTCCAAACCGGCGCGATTTTGACAGTGACGGACTTCAACGTTATAGAacgcatacatttttttttattccaaaacCTGACCCCTATTAAGCGTAGGAACCCTgacactttttttcttaaaaaataccagtatcaatgtttttaaatgaactgaaacttaatcaaagacaataaaataaaataagactgTGACATTCGAATGTTCAATATACAGTCTGTTGACTATCGAATTTCAATATACAGTCTGTTGACTATAAACTTGTCAAACATAGTTTCGACCATTTATGGTTAATAATTGAgagttaaaatcaataaatatttaaatgctcaaaattcattttaaaaaagcaaatgaatggtattttgaaaacaatgattttctgTCATGTTTGTGGTATAAACTTAAGAAAGTTCTGCATTTCGAATGTTTATATGACAACGTTTTGGCAAAAAAGATCAACTCATACAACAGatcatgtgtaatattgtttattgatctgtattgagttttcaaaaaatacgtttttatacgttacagaggtttatttgctattgacaaagttcggaaaaaatacattacagttcTTCTTAGTATTCGCATGCACCTCATTTTTcagttgtataaaaacataaaaatacgaTAGAAACCGCTATGGGGCATCCCTTTCTAAAACAAATTACCGGTATAACGTATTTAAGCAGATAATTGTTTGACGATCAACAACTGTGACGGGTAAAAACGTATTTTAGGCCCAATTTTCGTTGTGAacagtaaaatgtattttaaaaaacgCGAAAATCCGTTACAGTATTTAAAATTGTGGAAAACGTGCATGTTTAACAACATTGTAGGTGTTACCTTTAAAAAAAGCCCTGGTTCTGAGAAGAGAAAAATGGTATACGTTTCAATACGCTACAGCTTTTCGCTGTAAAAATCGAACAGATGCCTAAAGGATATGGCATTTGAAAAACCATATCAAtgctcttgaagtcacatttttgaccaACTCATagtgaaatttgctcagaacatttacAAACTTGATACCTGGGCTGAGTTTGAAATTGATAGTGGTTTAAAAAAAAGCTATTGAGACAGATATCCTTAATAGTCTATTGTGAAACTTTGTGAACATGACCTGCTCAGAACAGTGAAGTTCCTGGAATTGTCAGGTGAGCGCCTTAAGGCCTAAGCTCTCATGTTTAAcacttttatggaagttttcaaGTAGTTTTGTTGTTAGCTGTTGAAATGTCACAAAACAAAATTTTGAGTAGAGGTTACAAGCATGATGTTTTCATAGCAACGTGAAATTAAGACCCCTGACGGTCTTTCATACACCATTCAATTTAAGAAAGGtatcaacaataataaaatatgttaatttaaaaacGAATGGAAGACCAATCACAGCCTTTCATACAACAATCAAGTTTAGAAAGTATTCTAAGATGATAAAATAGGTCCAAAAAAGGATCTTTTGGCCCTTAAGAATTGTATAGGAACAGTTTATGTTATCAGTTTTGACCTTGACTCGGAGCAGTTTGTTGGGAACCAGCTACCTCTACTTGTGATTGGAACCAAGGCCGACCAGACAGAAACCATACGTGACAAAAATCGCCAGTCTTCAGTTGCAGAGGAATTCGGGGCAGATCAGTTTGACTTGGTATTGTTTGTGTATATAACATTTAAGAATGATTCTGAAAATACTGAGATGTCTGATgaattaaaaaacttttttttcggATTTTAGTCTTGTATTTCACACCTGTTTCCccttttaaaattcaaatgtggTAACACTATTTCAGGACAATTACAGTGTCAAGTACCTG contains the following coding sequences:
- the LOC127876344 gene encoding rab-like protein 3, producing MANVDKVKILVVGDSGVGKTSLVHRICHNEPTNNPGWTIGCSVDVKLHEYKAGTAAEKTFFIELWDIGGCTSHQDCRSMFYTNVHGIILVHDLTNRKSQQNLQCWLGEVLRKENKISGGNGFDLDSEQFVGNQLPLLVIGTKADQTETIRDKNRQSSVAEEFGADQFDLDNYSVKYLAPGSTNAVKLSRFFDKVIERRY